Proteins from one Nodosilinea sp. PGN35 genomic window:
- a CDS encoding DNA double-strand break repair nuclease NurA — translation MPVSSSQIKALLDQKRDAFSAFSRAKFELLHAYHRAWIAFATLSHAQQVTQLDRSPGPVGARPLEEIAVEKGILPFFFAESGPVGDRWTNREQSAQWVQTVLEGITTFAVDGSQISPGKDISIPIALLQIGWFENPHSATRPYQKDVRVDLMTPAELGPNPAQPVERRVNIRRFQMEVARLVEYIDTCEDPERTLVFFDGALVVTFAEAFDQESQTAYVQSILSLLEASDRRRVPLVGYVDTSYAHDLIGMLHHAYGLEATEGIHDAQLLARLMEWGDRTAVFQCDRGGILDQYGSYGDQIAFTYLKTTRDGYPARLEMPRWMWESGSMTQYLNWVRGEVIIGGGYPYGIETADQTAVLQGQDKHLFLRVLQDWADREAINLRLSRKMVSKQRRR, via the coding sequence GATGCCTTTAGCGCCTTTAGTCGAGCCAAATTTGAGCTGCTGCACGCCTACCACCGGGCATGGATCGCGTTCGCGACCCTGTCCCACGCCCAGCAGGTAACTCAACTAGACCGTTCCCCGGGCCCAGTCGGGGCCCGTCCCCTAGAAGAAATCGCCGTCGAGAAAGGCATCTTGCCCTTCTTCTTCGCTGAATCTGGCCCGGTGGGCGATCGCTGGACAAACCGCGAGCAGAGCGCCCAGTGGGTGCAAACTGTCCTAGAAGGGATTACAACGTTTGCCGTAGATGGCTCCCAGATCTCCCCCGGTAAAGACATTTCTATCCCCATTGCGCTGCTGCAAATTGGCTGGTTTGAGAACCCCCACAGCGCCACCCGGCCCTACCAAAAGGATGTGCGAGTTGACCTCATGACCCCCGCCGAGCTGGGGCCAAACCCGGCTCAGCCCGTAGAGCGCCGGGTCAACATTCGCCGCTTTCAAATGGAGGTGGCCCGCCTGGTGGAGTACATCGACACCTGCGAGGATCCCGAGCGCACCCTGGTGTTTTTTGACGGTGCGCTGGTGGTCACCTTTGCCGAAGCCTTTGATCAGGAGAGCCAGACCGCCTACGTGCAGTCCATTCTCTCGCTGCTAGAGGCCAGCGATCGCCGCCGCGTGCCCCTGGTGGGCTACGTCGATACCTCCTACGCCCACGATTTGATCGGCATGCTGCACCACGCCTACGGGCTGGAGGCCACCGAGGGCATCCACGATGCCCAACTGCTGGCCCGGCTGATGGAGTGGGGCGATCGCACGGCGGTGTTCCAGTGCGATCGCGGCGGCATTCTCGACCAGTACGGCAGCTACGGCGACCAGATTGCCTTCACCTACCTCAAAACCACCCGCGATGGCTACCCCGCCCGCCTCGAGATGCCCCGCTGGATGTGGGAGAGCGGCTCCATGACCCAGTACCTCAACTGGGTGCGCGGTGAAGTCATTATCGGCGGCGGCTACCCCTACGGCATCGAGACCGCTGACCAGACCGCCGTGCTCCAGGGCCAAGATAAGCATCTATTTTTGCGCGTGCTGCAAGACTGGGCCGATCGCGAAGCCATCAACCTGCGGCTGTCGCGCAAAATGGTCAGCAAACAGCGCCGTCGCTAG